From the genome of Hippocampus zosterae strain Florida chromosome 8, ASM2543408v3, whole genome shotgun sequence:
GGCCTGGCTCGGAATTTGAAGCGCCGTTAGTAAGATTTTACTCCTTGATGGAGCCACCGTTTTCTTTGGCCCTTCGAATACCAAGTCTGTGTCCGGTCGAAATGAAACCGTGTCGCTCACTCCTGGAATGGTTTTGCTTTCCAAGGTGGCCACTAAACAGTTCCTTGTATTGAAGGCGAGTTTCCGGCCGTTTTTGGCGCCCCCTGGAGCCCGGGATGCCTTCCGCAGCTGCGCGTTTCGCGCCTGGGCACAGGCGCTGCGCAAAAGACAAAAGGGGTCCGAAAGGGATGCCCCCCCGGTGCTTATCACCGGTATCGACCCGTCTCCCTCCGCCCCAGATGCGGCGTCCGGGGGGCTTAACGACCCGTCGATCCTCGCGGATGCAATTTGCGCTTAATTGCGAGGGCAAACCTCGTCGACCACCAGCGGCGGGACCATCCGATGTCGACTTAAGCCGCGCGGCTTCCTCACCGACTCGCGGAAATGCGAATCGATTTTTGGCCGAGGGGAGCGCGGCCTCGGATCGATCCGCGATTGATAGATTGGCCGCGCGGCCATCCTCGGGGGCGCGAGGGCTCACGAGGCGGCCAATCGGCCGGTGGCGGTCGCCGAGCTCATAAACGGGAGCCGCTTGATCGTCTCCGATGAACTCTTCACGTTTGACTCTTTTGTTTGCGGCTGTTCTCCGCACGTTTGCCATTTTATGGCTTTGAAATGAGTCGGGGTGGACGCCGAGCCGCTGCCAACGGGACGCACCCTCCAAGATGTCCATTAGAGGGATTAAAAACGCCTTTCCCGTGGTCGAGTCGTCCGTCCGAAATTCTCGGTTGTCGCGGCGATTGTGCCGACTGGAAGAAAGCGCAGCAACGATGCACTGCGACGTCACCGGACAAGTCAAAGGTGAACAGTGAATGTGCGGGTGACTCCAAGATGAAGATAATCGgcacttttttcatttcattctgtgCGCTTTGACTTTGAAAGGGTTTCTCGCTTCCAAGGAATCATTTTTGAAGCTCTTGGcctgctcgctcgctcgctcactggaagggtgggggggattggGTTGCTGCAGCCCGCACCTGTTCCCCGACCCCCGCCCCCGTCCCCGCCCTCGGCTCTTTTCGGCTCTTTCCGGCTCTTTTCGGCTGCTGTCGGCCGGGGTCGACGCTTCGCCATAGGTCGGCGCGAGGCAACGTGCGCGCTTCCACTCCCATTGGCCCGGCGCGGGGAGGACCGCGCCGCCTTTATAAGTGCGCGTCGCCTTTCCGCGCTTCAGTGTGTCACCGTGCGCCGGCGCCGTCGAATCGCGCGCGCacctcccgccccctcccgcgCACAATTAAAGGAGCGCGAGCGGAATCGCTGCCGCTTTGTCAGCGGGACCGAGGGAGGGCCGCAAGCGGAACGCCCTCGTCCGGGCTGAGCTTCAAGGCGGGACGCGAGACTGCGCCGTCCCGTCCTCCGAACATCCGATTGAAGCCGGACTCGGCGCGCGTCGGGACGCGCTTTTCAGCGGCGCTTTGACCGTCGGAAAGTTTCCGAGTCCGAGCCACGCCGAGCGGGACTTTTTGCGGCGGTTTGGATATCGAGCCAAGGAGTGCGAGGACCGGGCCGAGGTGAGGCAAGGACAAGGCGGGTTGCCGTTTCCAAATCGGCTTCAAGTTTCGGCCACCGGTGGGGCGGGGGctgtggggtgtgggggagaggcgggcgggcgggcgggctcaGGCGTGCGCATTTGACCCGGCGCGAGTTGTCAACAAGAAGGGGGAGCAGACGCGAGCTGGCAGGTGGACAAGTTGATTCACACGCGGACGTATAGCGAGGCGGCTATAAATAGCCGCCGGCGGCCCTCGCGGGGGGCAGTCGGGCGCGCGCCATTTCTCCGCTTCCGAGAGGGCCGCCGCCCAGCGTCGCTTCGGCCGGGAGGGCGAGCGCCGTCGCATGGACTGACATGGCCGCCGAGCTCGCCATGAGCGCAGAGCTGCCCGCCGGCCCGCTGGCCATCGACTACGTCAACGACTTTGACCTGATGAAGTTCGAGGTGAAGAAGGAGCCCCCGGAAGCCGAGCGCTACTGCCACCGCCTGCCGTCGGGCTCGCTCTCGTCCACCCCCATCAGCACGCCGTGCTCGTCGGTGCCTTCCTCGCCCAGCTTCTGCACGCCGAGTCCCGGCGCGCAGGCCAACCAGAGCCTgcccgggggcgggggcggcggcggcgggggggcggcCGGCAACGGCGGCGGCAACGCTCAGCACGGCAACGCGGCCAAGCCGCAGCTGGAGGACCTGTACTGGATCCCCAGCTACCAGCACCACATCAACCCCGAGGCGCTCAATCTGACCCCGGAGGACGCGGTGGAGGCCCTCATCGGCaacgcccaccaccaccaccaccaccaccaggccTACGAGGGCTTCCGCGGCCAGCAGTACGCCGGGGAGGACCTGTCGGCGTCCTCGGCCgccgcccaccaccaccaccaccagggccaccatcaccaccaccaccaccaccaccacgcgcGCCTGGAGGAGCGCTTCTCCGACGAGCAGCTGGTCAGCATGACCGTGCGCGAGCTCAACCGGCAGCTGCGCGGCTTCAGCAAGGAGGAGGTGATCCGCCTCAAGCAGAAGAGGCGCACCCTGAAGAACCGCGGCTACGCGCAGTCGTGCCGCTTCAAGCGCGTGCAGCAGAGGCACATGCTGGAGACGGAGAAGTGCACGCTGCAGAACCAGGTGGAGCAGCTCAAGCAGGACGTGGCGCGCCTGGCCAAGGAGCGGGACCTGTACAAGGACAAGTACGAGAAGCTGGCCGGCCGGACCTACGGCCCCGCCGCCGGACCCCCCGGCTCCAGAGATCCCGCCGGCAAGCGGCCCGACTTCTTCATCTGATGGCCTGGCGCCCGCCTGACCGCCCGTCCGCCCCGTCCGCTCTCCATTTTGTCGTCGGAAGCCTTTTGAGtcttaaaactttttttgggggggggggggtcgccttcCAACCTGCTCGACGAGTCTTAAGTGACATTCGGCAGCTTCTTGGACGCAAAGCTTGTCAACGCGGACTGAAGCGGCccgagaatgaaaaaaaaaataacaacaaagccAAGCCCAAGGGGACATTTGGACAAGCGTCGTCGGCGTGTTCGCTCCTCGCCTCTCCGTTCGCCAGCATGCAGGACATGTATGGTCCGGTCCCGGTGCCCTCGCGTGTGCTCAGCATGCAGCTTCCTCCTTCCCTCGCGAGACGCGCCGCGACTCGAGCGCCCGCCGCACAAATCCGCAACTCGCGGAGACAAAAACCAAACGCGGATGCCGAtttctccatccatttttttttctaaagacaTTTGCCGAGCCGGAGCGGAGACTATTTATTTCCAAGTGtacagaaaatgtttatttgacGTGCTCCCCCAGCgacctttgtttttttattaagaaaaagaagaaaacaaaatcgcGCTTGTTGCTTGGATGTTTCAGCCGCGTCTTAATAACAAATGTTCGTCGAGGTCACAGCATGCAAATCGTCTCTCGGGTGTGGactgtcaaacaaacaaaaaacaaacaaacaaacaaacccgcgGAGGCGCCTTTGGCGGCCTCCGCGGTACTGACAACGAtgcttgcttctttttttatttttaccgaGCTCTTGTTTTCTAGATCGTAGATCCTTGGatctttgaaaatgtcattttaattgtCAACGAAGCTCACACTTTctagggtgggaaaaaaattgattttaatGTTAGAAGGTGACGTCCTTGCTTTGGCTGCGAAAAGTCCGGACGCCAAATGACGACCGTTcgaatcattattttatttatttttttgtaatggaaaaaaaatgtttatttttatttcatgaacaaaACGGCGCGTCTGATAATCGGGCGATGCATCGAGTAGACtcttaattcccccccccccccctttttttttattcggcaAATTGTGGAGTTGACAAGAAACGAAGTTGGCGCGTGCCAGCTCCTTCGAAAAGAAGACGCAGTTCAGCGCATTCGCGTTTCTCCGATTCGCttattgaggttttttttaaaacgttttttttaattgtatccgCGGCCAGCAACCCGCTTCCTCTTGGCCCGAACTTTTCAGTCGCTGTTTTCTCATCAGCCATCAGTCAGTTTTCTtctaaaaattcaaaaaaaaaaaaaaccccaacccatCCCCGTTCCCGACTCGAGCCTCATCAATATTACAAtccaatacatgctgatttatttcGCGCTttcgcttaacaaaacagttaacatcaagtcaaATAATCAAGACAACGCCAAACATGAAACACGGACAATCGTGCGGTCCGAagcacttttccgtcacacgctttgttgtttgaagcagtttgagaggaAAGATTCTAAAGATATTATCGATCGATGGGGCTTGCTGCTAATGTATATGTGTAAATAGTTTCCATATTTATTGGCTCGACGTGTCCGACTGTCCGCAAAAAGGCCGCGAGGTGGAACGTTGTGGAGAATCTTGTTTTGCTAAAGTTGAATAAAAAGCCGTGTCCCATCCTTGCCGGCAGGCTGCTGCCGCCGCGGGCCTCTTTCTTGACCACACGCGCATGCTGAACGATTGGCATGCGCTTCAGCTGACAAATGgcatcttgttgttgttgttggtttttttcttctccaaatgAGTTGGGCCGCGCCTAAATTGAGCCGCCGCGCGCTTTTCAATGCCACGTAAACGGCCGACTTTTCCGCCGTGGCCCCTCGCGCGACTTTTTGACGGCGCCGAATGTGGACGAAGAAAGAAGAAGCGTCGGCGAATATTGGAGATTTTTTTGCGCAGGATGGAAGAAGCGGACAAAGTCCAAGCGCGCTCGGGTGGCTTTCCCTCGCCATCTCGTCACGAACTCTCGTCGACTCCTTTTTGAGGGATTTTCACATTTGCGCGCCAATATTCACGTCGCGACAAGAAAAATGCGTGAAAATGAGGCCGAAGCGAGGACCCTTTTCCAAATGGGCCGCGCACGTCTCAAGCGAGCCATTTCTTTGTTCGACTGATTTCAAATCAGGCCGCGGCTCCGACTCCGGCTTGACGTTTTCACTTTGGCGTCTTTCCCGCCGGTCAACTTTTGGACGATTGCGCCCGGTGGTCTTTTCCGCCGACTCGGGCGAAACGGTGAGCGGCGCAGCGGCCGGCGGCGCGTCCGGGGGGAGCGCTCGCGATGTTGAGCGCGCCGCCGACAACCTCCAGATGCGCTATGCGGGATGTGCGAGCGACAATGAGACGGGAGAGgaaaggcgtgtgtgtgtgtgtgtgtctagttCTTTTTAAATTGACATCCCTTGGAAGGCGTCCCATTTGAGCGGTTTCAAGGGTGGCTTGCAATTCACCTGAGACGGCTTGTCGTGTGCCCCCCGCGAACGAATGGACGGATTTCACTTTGTCCGTCGTCATCCCCCAGCCGCATCGTTCATCATGGCCAAGGTTTTCCTGCCATATTTGTCCTCATTTGCGAGATCGTGTCATTGCTCTTTTTCCGTAAAACGCCTTGTTGGGTTGTCCTGAGAGCCGCCGCGTCTCTCTCGTCAAAAATGTCCTATTCAGTCGATCTCTGCGGTGCGGCGTGAAAACTCCTGTtgctttatttggggggggggtttctttcCAATTTTTGATTGGAAACGAATCATCCGGACCGCCGCCGGCCGCATCATGCGCTCGAAAGGGAAGCAGCGCTCGCTGCCAACTTCCCAACGTGGAAAGAAAACGGCCTGCCTGTTGGTAATCATCGgccgattgtgtgtgtgtgtgtgtgtgtgttcggatGGCACAGTGGTTCAAGCCAATTACGAGTGCGGGTCAAGAGGTGAATAGCGGCGTTCGGGACCGACTGGAGACTCCCAATGGAGGATCGGCAGACCCCAAAGTCAAGCGTGCCGCGGTCTTGCGTCCCAGATGCCACCGAGGCGTGAAGGAGCCTTTCAAAGCGCCCGCCTGACCAAGGAGAGGCTTGACTCGAGCCGGCCGCCGGAGAGGAAAGAAGCCCGATTTCACAACGGCGCCAATTTGCTGCTCCGATGTAAGATTAAAATTTCACAGAGCGGCGAAAAGAAACCGCTCATTGGcgtcatcaatccattttccaaatggaTTGATGATCCAAACAGAATTACGGACGGTGGCACGCTGAACATTCTTCATGTATGAATGGAAAAGCAGGAGAGCCGCGTGTCCCGCCATCATAAATTTTCAAGCAATTCATTCTCCATAATTAAAAAAGGCGGCTGACAACGAGAAGAGGGCCGATAAAAAACGCCCAGAGCTcttgacttttgactttttgttgcaACGATCCGTCCGTCGCCCGGGATATCTTTGCattggctttttcttttccgACGAGACCCGAGTCGGCGCCACGAGTGAGAACCTGGTCTCTGCCGGTTGGCCAAAGGCGCAAACCCTCCTCATCTTGGCAGCCGTCGCCGACCTCGATTGGAACATCAGACGCTCTGCAAAATGCGACGCGACGCGGGCAAACGTGGCCGAGGAACGCGTTGAGCTGCTGGGAAGGTTTTTGATAAATCACCTCCACGGCGTTAATGCTCACGGGCGACTCATAATTATTACGCCTCCTCCCATGATTGAGTCAGTGACCCGGGGTCAGAAGGACCGAGATGGGGGGGCCGACGTTGAATGGGGTCTCGGTTCCCACCCGGTTTGCCCAGAAAAGCAATTTGgcactgtgccccccccccctccccagcgcACGCTTGGCTTCCACACTGTCACACAcgacgtgtgcgtgtgcgctctGACGTGCCGCATGCTGAGTATGCAAATTCAAAGGCGCTAACGCGGAGGAAAATCTGCCCAAAgcagcaaaaaaagaacaagaagtCATAAATAGATCAATAAACAAAAGAAGCGCCGTCGCAAACCAAGCAcacttgcaaacaaacaaaaggaaacgtgaggacggcgatgatgatgatgatgagcgaGAACGGAAGCCGTTACGCTGCTTTGTCGAGTCGCAAAACAAGCTGCGCTAGCACAAGAGGAAAGaaattgccgccgccgccgccgccgctggaaGTTTGCAGCTTGCGAGTGGGAGGCAGCCGTTGCAGCGCAACTTCTCAAGCCGTCGAAACGGAGCTTCGGTTTCGGGGGCGGCCCCAATCGATCGGATTGGAGCCGGACGCCGCGTGCCACGGTCCCGCTTTGGGCGCGAGGACATCGGCCGCAGTTCTCCGCGGAGTCCGTCGGCGCTGGAGCGCGCCGTTATTCGCACGCCACGGGCGCGGCGAGCCGTCGGCCGCGCGCGGATCGGCCACATGAATAAGTCATCCTTGGCGCTGGGCTCTCTCGGGCCTCTTTTGCCGGATGAAATTTGCACGGCCTTCGTTGTTCGGGCTGCGTCGGGCAAAGGTGGTTTCTCCTCCCCAAGGACGGGCTTTTGCCACGCTGCGACCaccgatggggtggggggggggggggggggggcgggtgtcgGCTCACTAAGTTCAGTCGGCTCGCTCGCAATGCCGCTCAACGTGGCTTTGACGTGCTCCCCTCCCAAGTTGACCTCTTGACCTCCTCCGTGGAAAGCAGTGCTTGGACGTGACCTCACATTATGCcaccccccaagcccccccaaccccatcatGCAACTCAATAATCCACAAGCCAGCGCTCAACAACCAAATGAACTCCACCGTTCTTGGTAACATCACCAAAGGTAGCTCGGCCTCAcggtgctgcccccccccccacctgacgGCGAGATGAGCCCGCAGGGCCCCTGATGATAGAGCACCTCGGCAAACCTTGACTGGTCTTGTTGAGAGAGCAAGACTGGGggtggtgggcgggggcggggggcggggagggacgCCAAGCTCCCCCCTCCGGATTGACTGGCGAGGCCGCGTCCTGTGAGTGACTCGGCCAGGATGGACAGACGACTCTAATGGCCGGCGTCCCTTCCGCCCTCTCGCATTTGATTGAATTATTgaaggtgcccccccccaccccctcacgtCAACATGCTTGCCACGTTCCGTGAGTGACAGGCGGGCCGCCAAAAAGTCACCTGACACTCGGGAAGCGAGGACtctttttctgaaatatttacGAGCTTCCCAAGGTGCGCGTGCAAAAGGAGCCTTTTCCGTATGCAGCGTCGGAAAATGCGACGAGAGGGGGCGCCGTCGCGTCGCCAAAGGTGCTCCAAGATCGGCGGCCCCCATCTGAAATTGGGACCCCGCTGGCGCCGGCTCGCCGGACGGGCCCGACGTCAGCGGCTGGCTTTTGCCGTCGGCAGGTACACAAAGCGTAGCTGAGCAAACAACATCTCCTGCGCGTAATCGGCGGCGATCGGAGGCGCGAATCGCTGAGGCGGGTGGAATCGGCGGCGGCCGTGATGAAAGGCGTCCGCCGGCGAGCCAAACTCCAAAGCGGGCGTGGAGGACGCAGGAGGAAAAAGCGCTGATTTTGGTTTGTGCGTGACAGCGCTTCCTTTGAACCCGGCCGGCCGCACCTGCTTTTCTTCTTGACGCCCCCCCCAGCCCACCCACCAGACTCGGGGGCCACGTTGAGGTGAGGCGGGACGACAAAGCGCACCCCGCTCCACCGCCGAACAAACTGCACAAAGCGCTGACGGCTATTTGCTTTTCCGGCGCCGAAGTGCTGCGTCCGCCTCTTGCTCAGCAAAAAGCGGCTGACGTTCTGCCAAAGGAAGTCTTCAACCGCCGCCTTCCTTCTCGCAACGGATGGCGGCCGAGCTGCGGCGGCAAAGCCCGAGAGACAAAATGGCCATCGGCGATCGTCCCCGCTTGGGACTTGAGCGCGTGGCTGTGAGaaattcctcccccccccccgatccaaGCGGATGGAAGCTCCCC
Proteins encoded in this window:
- the mafaa gene encoding transcription factor MafAa, translating into MAAELAMSAELPAGPLAIDYVNDFDLMKFEVKKEPPEAERYCHRLPSGSLSSTPISTPCSSVPSSPSFCTPSPGAQANQSLPGGGGGGGGGAAGNGGGNAQHGNAAKPQLEDLYWIPSYQHHINPEALNLTPEDAVEALIGNAHHHHHHHQAYEGFRGQQYAGEDLSASSAAAHHHHHQGHHHHHHHHHHARLEERFSDEQLVSMTVRELNRQLRGFSKEEVIRLKQKRRTLKNRGYAQSCRFKRVQQRHMLETEKCTLQNQVEQLKQDVARLAKERDLYKDKYEKLAGRTYGPAAGPPGSRDPAGKRPDFFI